The nucleotide sequence GTCCCGCGTGGCAGAAATGGTGGAAGCCCTATGCAGGTTTATGGGCATAACCGGCGATCAGGAAGAGCTTTTTCACATTGCCGCGCATCTGCACGACGTGGGTAAAATCGGGATTCGTGACGACGTTCTTTTGAAAGCAGGACGCCTTAACGATGAAGAGTGGGAAATCATGAAGTCGCATTCCGAGCAGGGCTATGAAATTTTGATGAAAGCCAAGTTATTCCAGGATGTAGCAGTCATTGTCCGCGGTCACCATGAACGCTGGAACGGCAAGGGCTATCCCGACGGATTGGCAGGCAACAATATTCCATTGGGATCAAGACTGATTGCCATCGCCGACTCC is from Fibrobacter sp. and encodes:
- a CDS encoding HD-GYP domain-containing protein; the protein is MSALSQYHDLILCIVSALEARDSYTSFHSSRVAEMVEALCRFMGITGDQEELFHIAAHLHDVGKIGIRDDVLLKAGRLNDEEWEIMKSHSEQGYEILMKAKLFQDVAVIVRGHHERWNGKGYPDGLAGNNIPLGSRLIAIADSIDAMISDRPYRKGLDVSICKEEIKKNAGIMYDPDV